The DNA window ACAGATAAGAAAGATTCACataaaaaggtattttcttATCTTGATTTCAATAGGTTCAGaattatttagataattatatatgttttgatATCTTTCACTTCagaaatttgattaattgccGATTCATTTCGTTAAATAGAGAGTTGCAATAAAATTTAGTTCAGTAATTTTTGAACAATTCAATCATGATAACATTAGCAAGCTTTATCTTAATTGCAAAGTTCCTTtacggtttttttttttatcatcaaagtatttgaatttgttgaaaaagagCCTGAAAAGcccttcatcttcttcttgagCAATGCACCATAGAGAAATCTTATTAAACATTTGCACTGCAAAAAAAACACTGTTTGCCGACCAACAATTTCCAAGCACCATATTTGTGCTCAGAAATTACCGAGCACATTAACCTTTGCTCGGAAAACTACCGAGCATATTTACTTGTGCTCAGCAAACCtaactattatattttcttctgcTCGGCACACCAGCGAGCAATGTTAATTGTGTTCGGATATTACCGAGCACGTATACTTTTGCTCGGCATCTGAGCAAGCACTTTTACATGTGCTCGGAAAATACCGAGTACCTACACATGCGGTCGGAAATTACCGAGCACGTATACTTGTGCTCGAAAATTGGTGACATagtttaaaatacaaatatgatTATAATACTTACAAGTATAGAAGAATAATGAAGGTAATTAAACATAGAAAATgtattacaattaaaaaaaaccatCATTCCGAAATGGCGTGCAGTAGCACCGTGAAACCCCCCACTCGTGGTAGCCCGCACGGTTGATAATgattataaacaaattatttggTTCAGGTTTTTGTGAGAATGATTAGTttcattgaaaaaattggtctTGGTATCGAAGGCATTCGTATCAACTACGCCACCAATTATAAACCATGTATAACAAATACCAAGCACTCTTACTCGTGCTCGGTAATTAATGcgcaattggtaaagtaagagccaaaaaaactaattatagtattgttattgAAGAATGAGAcccaccttattagagagaaagagagaaagaagtaaccaaaaatagaagggatatattttatgggatggggagattataaattttaatattttttattaaattataattatttaaatattactatattttttgtcTTGTCCGATCCGACCCCCCGGTTATCGattcctggatccgccattggCTCGGATGGCCGAGCACTCTAAGGTGCTCATATCAAAATTCCGACGAAGCGAATACCGAGCACTCTCGGTGCTAGGAAAGTGCTCAGTATATCACGATTTTTCAAGCATTTTGCCTTATATTTCCGAGCACTTGGTGCTCGGCAAACCCTGGTTTTTTTTGGAGTGTTGGAGCATTTCATCGAACAGATGGATCCATATTTATCTCAtctagaaaataatatttattgagttCATTGGAAGtagaacaaaagaaaaaaaacaaaatctatCCCACAACTTTATAAAATGATCAactatatcataattttgatttttttctcaatgTCCTATAGTCTGATTTGGGGGAAATTATGCATGCTTTTGGTAAACGAAAAATATCATGCGAAAAAACCATTCAGCTATTCACACAACGTCATTTACTACATCTAGCTAGTCAATTATGtcgatatttttaatatatcgACGCATTACGTCAATAAATTCAGATGTGTAGCACGATGAATACTTTTGTTATGGGGCAATTGAGAAAAGTTATGatataattgataatttttaaaagttatggggtactccctccgtccccacaATTTTGTCACAGTTTGACagggcatgagttttaagaaatgtaatagaaagttggttgaaaaagttggtagaatgtggatcctacttttaaagtattagttttataataaaatgtgagtgagaataagttagtggaatgtgggatccactactaaaaaatgataaaaagtgaaatgtgataaattttgtgggacggatggaaataggaaaatgtgacaaaatttttgggacggatggagtaatattataGTTTCAAAATCcataaagataattatgtaTGTTGTCAATTTGCATTTTAGAAATGTATCATTTTAGATTAGAAATCACGTATCAATCATAATAACACTCACAGTTTTGAAACAAGACACAACAGGAAAACAAAGTTAAATACAAAGTTTATTTAAAACTGTAGGGAgatactatttattttctgtaCATGCAACGATCTTATTAAGTGCAGTTATTTGTAGAAGCATAAACATGGCCGAGGCCAAGGTCTTAGGGATGATACAAGATCTTGAGAGTGAGCTTGCTACATGTACAAATACTGACAAGAGTGGGGAGTTGgaggaaaaaattgaagtgcTAAAAGATATGTTGGATTTCTTGAGAGACttggaaatggaaaagaggatcagactaaaatatttaatagctgACTTGGTCGAGATGGCTCAATATGTCATGTGCCTGAGCCATTCCAGTGACATGCTCGAGGACGTCCAAGATGGGATCAAGGAGACAAAGATGCTGATGATAAACTTTGTAGCCGATGAGGAAAATATTGGAGACGCAGAAGAAGTTGTGGTGGGGTTGGAGGAAACCGCGAAGACATTGCTTGACAGAATGATTTTTACAGAGTAACAAGTTACAGATTTTGTGTATAAAGGGCATGATTGGTATCGGGAAGACAACTCTCGCCAGACAACTGTACAAGGCCGTCAAGGGCCAATTCCAGCGTCGTGCTTGGGTATGCCTTTCAAGTGACACGAGTAACAAAGAGATACTTATGAAACTGATACAGCAAATGGCGGTAGGATATGCCGAAAGAGATCTGTCATTGGAAGAAATGGACGAAGAGAGTCTCCAAAACATGCTTCGTCAGCACCTGGAAggattttcatatttcatagTTTTGGACAATGTGTCGGAAGAAACGGAACTCAAGTACATGATCTGGAAATGTCTTCCATATCTTTCAAATCTAGGTATATATCTCCGTCCATTTTGTTTATCTtagaaagaaatttttaacTGGGTGTTTTAAACTGAAACTGAGGTAAAATTTAGActctaaattatatttaaccCAAATGACTATACCAAATAATCTAATAATTAATCCAAATTTCACATGTATATGCAGGCCTTCGTCCAAACAGGTTGAGGTTGCTGTTAACAAGTCGCTATAAACCAGACATGGTCGCTTATACTCATGAGATGAAAGCTTTGGATTTTGATAAGAGCTGGCAGTTGtttttgaaaacaattaataaatttacaagTGCTGAGAACAAATTTACAAAGGAGTTGGAAAGGAAGGGTAGAGAGATGCTGAAAAAATGTGCGGGTGTGCCAATAGCTATAATAGATGTGGCAAGGCAGAAAGCAAAACAAAGGCTTTCAGGCATTGAATGGGAACAACtttttgattcaattgatttgagTGATTCATTGAAGAAATTGGAACCGATGTATGATGAATTGAAAGATTATATCAGGCCATATTTCTGGCATTTGTCCCTTTTTAAGGAAAATGCAATTATAAGGCAAGAAAAGTTACAGCAGATTTTGGCCGCAAACGGGTTACATTCCATATACATTACAGAGGGTTTTGTACTTCAATCGATTCTTGAAGTCGAGAAGCAGCACTTTAGATATGTAGACTATCGCCTCAATCCTCTACTACACATGATATCCATCCAAAAAGCAGAAGAGGAAATGGGCTTAGAGATCTTAAGAAGCAATGGAAACAGTAGGCCCTCTCAGAAAGCCCGTCATCAGGTTATCCATTGTGGCAGAGACAAGTTTGATCCTTTCACGAATGAAGATAGCAAACAACTTATTTCTCTTATCTTCCATGGAGGCGGTCGCTACTTGGACGATGCTAGCCAATCATATTGGAAGAGTTTTGAAGCCCTCAAGATACTCGACATAGAAGATTTTGGGGTGAAGAGTTTGTCAGAAACGATCGGCACATTGATTGAGTTAAGATACTTGGGATTGAGAAACAATTACATACAAGAGATCCCCCACTCGTTGGCGCATCTGGAAAAGCTTAAGGTTCTTGATATAGCTCTGAACTTTATGGTGGAGGTACCGAATACTATAGGGCAAATGGGCAACCTTCGTGATCTCCACATGTCTGATGTGATTTTTCGGAAGCCTTTGAAAGAAGATGCGCTGCAGAATCTACGGACCCTAGCATACATCTCAATTTATGATTCGACATATGAGGACCTGATCTTCGGGAGAATGCATGAACTTGAAAAATTGGGCATTGAAGAAGTTGATGAAAACTCGGATGTAGGCATGCTCTTTGCTACGCTAGCTAAGATTCAGAACTTGCGTGAGCTTTTCATAAGAGGGTTTCGTTATAGAAGCATGCCATGTTTGGATGGAATTGGTGTTTTAGATGGACTCTTCGTACTAAAACTATATGGGTGCATAGGTAGGCTACCAAGTGCAGAAAATCTACCTCAGAGGATTAGTCGCATAACATTGGTAAATACTTGTCTTGATGAAGACCCCATGCCAATATTGGAGAACCTCGATGCCCTATCGTACATCAAACTGCGAAATGCATACACTGGTCGAGAAATGGTGATCCAACATCGTGGATTTGTATCACTCGAAGTGCTTTGCATCAGTGAATTGTGGTATCTTAGAAAGATACAAGTTGATGGTTATGCAATGTGGAATCTCAAGAAACTAGAAATCTACAACTGTCCACATCTGGAGACACTTCCGGAACAAATTCGGAGGATGGATGAACTGCAAAAGTTTAAGATGGTAACGACAAAACACATAGCAACAAAGATCAGAAATTCAGGTTTTACCTCCAGAATTGTTGAGGAGGATATCTATCCATAGTTTGAAGGTTATATCTATCTGGTTAGTTGAgtgtatatttttcttctttcatttacCCTTTGTTTATTTGCAAATAACTTTCTCTACAGTCTTCGTAGAAGGTGCAATGTCTACCGATAAGTGTACCTCGACGAGCAGAGAGATAAAGGCTGAACTCACCGGCTGTCGCTCCCGAGGGCCATAACCAGACAGACTTCTCCGCAAAGTTCATCAACCACGGTGTCTTGAAGATTTTGTCTATGATTGTTTCCTTAATTTAtcctttatttttggtatctaATTGATTTCCATGTATCGAGTCGAGCATAATTATATGCCCCATTCTGGGTTTTCTTTGTCGGTTCTTtcccgaaatgaaaaagagagTCGAACCGCATAAGtgtaaataagtttaaatatactagtacaatATAATTTGTCAATTTCTTATACCCtcctctctctatctctctctagTGTGTGTTTTTCGTGGTCATTATTTCAGTGTATGTGTCCA is part of the Salvia hispanica cultivar TCC Black 2014 unplaced genomic scaffold, UniMelb_Shisp_WGS_1.0 HiC_scaffold_68, whole genome shotgun sequence genome and encodes:
- the LOC125199790 gene encoding disease resistance protein RPH8A-like, which gives rise to MIGIGKTTLARQLYKAVKGQFQRRAWVCLSSDTSNKEILMKLIQQMAVGYAERDLSLEEMDEESLQNMLRQHLEGFSYFIVLDNVSEETELKYMIWKCLPYLSNLGLRPNRLRLLLTSRYKPDMVAYTHEMKALDFDKSWQLFLKTINKFTSAENKFTKELERKGREMLKKCAGVPIAIIDVARQKAKQRLSGIEWEQLFDSIDLSDSLKKLEPMYDELKDYIRPYFWHLSLFKENAIIRQEKLQQILAANGLHSIYITEGFVLQSILEVEKQHFRYVDYRLNPLLHMISIQKAEEEMGLEILRSNGNSRPSQKARHQVIHCGRDKFDPFTNEDSKQLISLIFHGGGRYLDDASQSYWKSFEALKILDIEDFGVKSLSETIGTLIELRYLGLRNNYIQEIPHSLAHLEKLKVLDIALNFMVEVPNTIGQMGNLRDLHMSDVIFRKPLKEDALQNLRTLAYISIYDSTYEDLIFGRMHELEKLGIEEVDENSDVGMLFATLAKIQNLRELFIRGFRYRSMPCLDGIGVLDGLFVLKLYGCIGRLPSAENLPQRISRITLVNTCLDEDPMPILENLDALSYIKLRNAYTGREMVIQHRGFVSLEVLCISELWYLRKIQVDGYAMWNLKKLEIYNCPHLETLPEQIRRMDELQKFKMVTTKHIATKIRNSGFTSRIVEEDIYP